TGATGGTGTCCAGCAAATGAGTGTCGTGGGTTGCGATCAAAACCGTCGTGCCAAACTGGTTGAGCTGCTGGAACAGGCGCATCAGACGCAGTGCCAGGGCAGGGTCCACATTGCCGGTCGGCTCGTCTGCAAGCAGCAGTTCGGGGCTGGAAATGACCGCCCGTGCGATGGCCGCGCGTTGCTTTTCGCCGCCGGATAACACAGCCGGGTAGGCATTGGTGTGCTGGTCGAGGCCGACCCAGTCGAGCAGCTCAAGCACATTGTCGCGATAGTCTTTGAGCTTGTTGCCGCGAACCCGCAAGGGAAGCGCAACATTCTCGAATGTAGTCAGGTGATCCAGCAGCCGGAACTCCTGAAACACGACGCCGATCCGCCTGCGTACATCGGGCACTTTCCCGCGCCGCAGCCCGTTGGTGTTTTCTCCGAACAGCGAGATCATGCCGCGGGTCGGCTTGAGTGCCAGAAACAGCATGCGCATGAGCGACGTCTTGCCGGCACCCGATGCGCCGGTCAGAAAATTGAACGACCCCGTTTCAAGTGTCAGGTTGAGATCTTTCAGGATCTCCGGTCCATTGCCATAACGCAAACCGACATTTTCAAATCGAACGATCGACAAGCGGGTTCCTCAAGATCAGGCTGCCATTTCTACAATGGTTTGATACCGGATAGGCATTTACGCCGAATTAACCGTATTTCCGTTTTACTGTCAGTATCGAGAAGCAAGGTTTCTCTGGTCAGGCGAAAAAGCCGCAATCACTGGCGCCTTATACCAGAATGAGCCGAATCACCGGAACCGGACGTAACAGATGATAGTCTCCTGCCCCTCATGCGCAACCAAGTTTGAAATGCCAAATGAATCAGGCTCTGATGCGACCGTGATGCGATGCGGAAGCTGCGGGCATGGCTGGATCGAGGCGCATGCGACCGATGTAAGCGACCTTGTGCCGGTTCACGCGCAGCCCAGTAAACCTGATGTCGCTGATGAAGATGCCGAAGACCGGATCATCGCCGAAGCGCGCAAGATCGCCCGGGCAGCGCAGGTTGCGGAGCACAAGGCCAGGACTGCACGCCATCGCCGAAACGCACAGATGCGGGGCTGGACCGGACTCGCGGCCGGCATATGCCTGGTGCTTGGAGCTGTGGTCGCGATGCCCGAACGTATCGTGCAGGCGGCACCTGCGGCAGCAAAACTGTACTCGCTTGCCGGCAAGACGGTGAATGTCTACGGCCTGAATATCTCATCGATCCAGCAGCAGTACATGATCGTCAATGGCCAGCCGGTGCTGGCGCTGCGCGGGCGTATTGCAAATATCACCGAGCAGGACCGACGTGTGCCGCCGCTGCGATTCGTGCTCCGGAACGCAAACGGCAAACAGCTCCATACCTGGACCCTGAACAGCGTGGGCAAGGGTCCGATTGGGGCAGGCGTGGTGTCGACGTTCGTGACCCGGCTCGCTGCGCCGCCGGCAGGTGTGGAGAGTGTCGAGATTCGCTTTGCCAGACCTGGCGAAATCGGCTGAACTGCCGTCCGGGATTCTGACCTGGATCAGCATGGTTTTAACCGGAACAACCAAAACCATTAAACTGATCGTTTCCCAAGTTCTGGAGCAATTTTATGGGTTCAATTGAGCCCGTGACGCTCTAGAATATTTGCAACGATCTTGTCTGTGGTCAGATGAGACAACTTCTGATTGCGGGATGAGCAGCCATGACCGGTATTACAATTGACGGGCATTCAATCGAGATCTTGTTCAGCGAAACCGAGATCGCAGCCCGGGTCGCGGAAATTGCCCATGCGGTTGCCGACCGGGACCCTGAACGGCTTCTCGTTGTTCCGGTACTGAAAGGCAGCTTCATTTTTGCCGCCGACCTGCTGCGTGCCATGCATGGCGCCGGGCTGTCACCGGAAGTGGATTTCATGATGCTTGCGAGCTATCGCGCGCAAACCTCGTCGTCCGGGCAGGTCGAGGTGTTGCGCGACATTCAGACAGACGTGACGGAACGCGATGTGTTGTTGATAGACGACATACTCGAATCCGGCAGGACACTGGCCTTTGCCAAGGACCTGCTGGCCGCACGTGGAGCCAGCCAGGTGCTGACCGCCGTGCTGCTTGACAAGCCGGGTCACCGGGCAGCGGAACTTGATGCCGATTTCACCGGATTTGAATGCCCGGACAAGTTTGTCGTCGGTTACGGCATGGACATGGCGCATGCGTTCCGCGAACTGCCGTTTGTCGGCTATGTCACAAATCCCAAATAATGGCCTGAAAGGCCGGCGCGGGACCTGTTGAGGCACAGGCCGCGGCAAAACAGAAAAAGGCAGCTTTTCCGTGGAGGACAAGCTGCCTTTTCCGTTTTGGGACCAGCAGGAGAGGGGCAACCTGCCGGGACCTTCATTTTCTGTCCGGCCAGGGGAAACCGGAGAGAGGGTTAAGAAACGCTGTCGCTTGAGGGGCAAGAGCTGTTCGCGTTTCTGTTGGTAATGACCATAGGAACACGCTGCTTCTGCAGATGTGCATTTTATCACATCGCAGACATGGTGCTCTGAAACCGGTGCAAACCTGAGATGAAATCACATGGCCGGGGCTGGTGCCGGGCAACGGTCACACAGGCTGCAAGAGCGCATGGCGGTTTGCTTAAGATGTTGAAATTCATCAGGTTTACGGGTTGAAATACCCGCTGGCTCTAGTACAGGCCCTTGAGCAGGCGGTCGATATAGTCCAGTTCCAGTTTCGGCCGCCCGGCCTCATTGGCGCGCGAGCGCAGAGCATCCAGGATTCGCCTGGCGCGCTCCACTTCGGCTTCCTGGGGCACCATGTTGTCGCGCTGGCCGTATTCTTCTCCTTGCGAGGGCAGCGGCCTGCCCAGGGGATCGCGCTGCTCGCCGCGGCCTTCACCGTGGCGACCGACATTGCCTTCGTTGCCGGTGCCCTGCTGCATCAGTTGCTGGGCCATGTTGCGTGCGCCCTCGCGAAGTCCGCGCATGGCTTCGCCCTGGCTGCCCAGCGCCTCATCACGCTGGCCCTGGCCCAATTCACCGGCTGCCTCGCCCATTTGCTGTTCGGCCCGTCCCAGACCGTCAGGTGACTGCAGGCCCTGCTGCTGCATCTGTTCCATGAGGCGTTCAAGCATTTTGCCCAGATCGCCCTGCTGTTGCGACAGCTGGCCGTTGCCGGGCACTTGCTGTTCGGACTGGCCACGCCCGCCCGGTTCCTGGCCCTGCTCGCCCTGCTGCTGGGACTGGTTCTGGTCGCCCGAACGCTGCTGGCCGTTTTGCGGCATCTGGAAGGTCTGGTCCATCAGCTGCTGCTGGCGGCGCATCATCTCGGACAGCTGGTCGAGCATTTTCGCCATCGGCGATGTGCGCTGCGGATTGGCCTGGCGCCGGCCGGGCTGCAGGTTCTGGAGGATGTTTTCCAGTTCGGACAGCATTTGCTGTGCGGCATCGCGCGCGCCCGACTTGGCGAGATTCTCGATCATGTCCATCATGCGCTGCAGGTCCTGCGAACGCACTTCCTGCTGGGCGCGGTTTTGCTGCTGCTGGTTCTGCGCCTGCGGATTGTTGCGCTGGTTTTCCTGCATCTGCTGCTGCATGGCCTGCAGGTACTCGTTCATGGCTTCGCGCAACTGCTTCATCAGGTCTGCG
Above is a window of Anderseniella sp. Alg231-50 DNA encoding:
- the ftsE gene encoding cell division ATP-binding protein FtsE; protein product: MVRFENVGLRYGNGPEILKDLNLTLETGSFNFLTGASGAGKTSLMRMLFLALKPTRGMISLFGENTNGLRRGKVPDVRRRIGVVFQEFRLLDHLTTFENVALPLRVRGNKLKDYRDNVLELLDWVGLDQHTNAYPAVLSGGEKQRAAIARAVISSPELLLADEPTGNVDPALALRLMRLFQQLNQFGTTVLIATHDTHLLDTIKAPVLRLEDGRTTWQ
- a CDS encoding MJ0042-type zinc finger domain-containing protein; the encoded protein is MIVSCPSCATKFEMPNESGSDATVMRCGSCGHGWIEAHATDVSDLVPVHAQPSKPDVADEDAEDRIIAEARKIARAAQVAEHKARTARHRRNAQMRGWTGLAAGICLVLGAVVAMPERIVQAAPAAAKLYSLAGKTVNVYGLNISSIQQQYMIVNGQPVLALRGRIANITEQDRRVPPLRFVLRNANGKQLHTWTLNSVGKGPIGAGVVSTFVTRLAAPPAGVESVEIRFARPGEIG
- the hpt gene encoding hypoxanthine phosphoribosyltransferase; translation: MTGITIDGHSIEILFSETEIAARVAEIAHAVADRDPERLLVVPVLKGSFIFAADLLRAMHGAGLSPEVDFMMLASYRAQTSSSGQVEVLRDIQTDVTERDVLLIDDILESGRTLAFAKDLLAARGASQVLTAVLLDKPGHRAAELDADFTGFECPDKFVVGYGMDMAHAFRELPFVGYVTNPK